In Desulfobacteraceae bacterium, a single genomic region encodes these proteins:
- a CDS encoding DUF4338 domain-containing protein, translating into MPTMSKPQRFCGRDFDADEVGMIREIVTTCGGISRRELAHTVCELLEWKRPGGGLKARECLDLLELLEAKGFLRLPGKRHTGYNGPQKRIAAVPPAAPHSTLVGSVEQFAPLAVEQVETREQRDLFRDLLSRYHYLGYAMPFGARLQYLVFASRPRREVLGCVQFSSPAWRMKARDQWIGWDDARRAAGLQQIVNNSRLLVLAQIHNLASAMLARTLRRLPADWQRQYGITPLLVETLVDRKRFHGGCYRAANWIELGETSGRGRMDRANERHGAAVKTILVYPLVKNAARRIRDGS; encoded by the coding sequence ATGCCAACCATGAGCAAGCCGCAAAGATTTTGTGGACGGGATTTCGACGCCGACGAGGTGGGGATGATCCGGGAGATCGTCACCACCTGCGGCGGGATCAGCCGCCGCGAGCTGGCCCATACGGTCTGCGAGCTGCTGGAGTGGAAACGCCCGGGGGGCGGACTCAAGGCCCGGGAGTGCCTGGATCTCCTGGAACTCCTGGAAGCCAAGGGCTTTCTCAGGCTTCCGGGAAAAAGACACACCGGCTACAATGGCCCCCAGAAGCGCATCGCCGCGGTCCCGCCCGCGGCGCCGCACAGCACCCTGGTCGGCAGCGTGGAGCAATTCGCGCCCCTGGCGGTGGAGCAGGTGGAAACCCGGGAGCAGCGGGACCTGTTTCGGGATCTGCTCAGTCGCTACCACTACCTGGGGTATGCGATGCCCTTCGGGGCACGGCTTCAATACCTGGTCTTCGCCAGCCGGCCCCGGCGCGAAGTTCTCGGATGCGTCCAGTTTTCCAGTCCCGCCTGGCGGATGAAGGCCCGCGACCAATGGATCGGTTGGGACGACGCACGCCGTGCGGCCGGTCTGCAGCAGATCGTCAACAACAGCCGGCTGCTGGTGCTGGCGCAGATCCACAACCTGGCCAGCGCCATGCTGGCCCGCACCCTGCGCCGGCTGCCGGCCGACTGGCAGCGGCAATACGGGATCACGCCCCTTTTGGTGGAGACCCTGGTGGACCGCAAGCGCTTTCACGGCGGGTGCTACCGGGCGGCCAACTGGATAGAGTTGGGTGAGACCAGCGGCCGCGGGCGGATGGACCGGGCCAACGAACGCCACGGCGCGGCGGTGAAGACCATCCTGGTCTACCCGCTGGTCAAGAATGCCGCCCGCCGGATCAGGGACGGAAGCTGA
- a CDS encoding CreA family protein — MKKFGMILGGVVLVVLLLFGWWLFSRPERGTTGSVDTQFRWLGPNDKIVVDGFDDPKVQGVACHIARAQTGGIKGELGVAEDTSDASIACRQVGPIKILGELRDGERVFDERRSFVFKKLQVVRFLDRERNVLVYIAYSDRVIAGSPQNSISTVPIMGWPAP, encoded by the coding sequence ATGAAAAAATTCGGCATGATTTTGGGCGGGGTCGTCCTTGTGGTCCTGTTGCTGTTTGGCTGGTGGCTCTTCAGCCGCCCCGAGCGCGGCACCACCGGCTCGGTGGACACCCAGTTCCGCTGGCTGGGCCCCAACGACAAGATCGTGGTGGACGGCTTCGACGACCCCAAGGTCCAGGGCGTCGCCTGCCACATCGCCCGCGCCCAAACCGGCGGGATCAAGGGTGAGTTGGGCGTCGCCGAGGACACCAGCGATGCCAGCATCGCCTGTCGCCAGGTCGGCCCGATCAAAATCCTCGGTGAACTCAGGGACGGCGAGCGCGTCTTTGACGAACGTCGCAGCTTCGTCTTCAAAAAACTTCAGGTGGTCCGCTTCCTTGACCGCGAGCGCAATGTGCTGGTTTATATTGCCTACAGCGACCGCGTCATCGCGGGCAGCCCGCAAAACAGCATCAGCACCGTGCCGATCATGGGCTGGCCGGCACCCTGA